In Fundulus heteroclitus isolate FHET01 chromosome 18, MU-UCD_Fhet_4.1, whole genome shotgun sequence, a single genomic region encodes these proteins:
- the slc5a2 gene encoding sodium/glucose cotransporter 2, producing MEEPPSEKVTINNPADIAVIIGYFLMVIAVGVWSMLRTNRGTVGGYFLAGRSMAWWSVGPSLFASNIGSGHFVGLAGTGAAGGIAVGGFEWNALFIVLLLGWLFVPVYLTAGVITMPQYLKKRFGGTRISLYLSIISLFLYIFTKISVDMFSGAVFIQQALGWNIYVAVIALLLITALYTVTGGLAALMYTDTFQTFVIIAGAFVLTGFSFAEIGGYSALIAKYSSAVPSNFSSLDAQRYNISPQCYTPRQDAFSMLRDPTTGDLPWPGVLFGMTIGGIWYWCSDQVIVQRCLAARSLTHVKAGCIVCGYLKLLPMFLMVFPGMISRILYPDEVGCVVPEICKKVCGTEVGCSNIAYPKLVVTVMPNGLRGLMLAVMLAALMSSLASIFNSSSTLFTMDIWTRIRPQATERELIVVGRVWVLCIVAISICWIPVVQAAQSGQLFDYIQSVSCYLSPPIASVFLLAVFVKRVNETGAFWGLVGGLAVGLCRMLPEFWFGTGSCIFPSQCPFLVCGVHYLHFAIILFCCTSVLVLLVSFCTEPIEEKHLHRLVFSLRHSKEERKDLDWEQEERARGAQKKAKDRRVEKANAVTEADGGKKSGICGLIGGFCGLSADQQAQDDQAAEAPEPPMPDISEEPVWKYTVDSNALVMMAVAVFLWGYFA from the exons ATGGAGGAGCCCCCGTCAGAGAAAGTGACCATCAACAATCCGGCAGACATCGCCGTCATCATCGGATACTTCCTCATGGTCATCGCCGTTGGCGTCTGG TCCATGCTTCGGACCAACCGTGGGACCGTGGGGGGATACTTCCTGGCCGGACGCTCCATGGCTTGGTGGTCG GTTGGGCCCTCCCTGTTTGCCAGCAACATCGGGAGCGGTCACTTCGTGGGCCTGGCGGGGACCGGGGCGGCGGGGGGCATCGCCGTGGGAGGCTTCGAGTGGAAC GCCCTGTTCATCGTGCTGCTCCTGGGCTGGCTCTTCGTACCCGTCTACCTCACAGCCGGG GTGATCACGATGCCGCAGTACCTGAAGAAGCGCTTCGGCGGGACCAGGATCAGCCTCTACCTGTCCATCATCTCGCTGTTCCTGTACATCTTCACCAAGATCTCA GTGGACATGTTCTCTGGAGCCGTGTTCATCCAGCAGGCCTTAGGCTGGAACATCTACGTTGCGGTCATTGCCCTGCTGTTGATCACGGCATTGTACACCGTCAcgg GGGGCCTTGCAGCTCTGATGTACACGGACACTTTTCAGACGTTTGTCATCATCGCCGGGGCCTTCGTCCTTACCGGCTTCT CCTTCGCTGAAATCGGCGGCTACAGCGCGCTGATCGCCAAGTACAGCTCTGCCGTGCCGAGTAACTTCTCCTCCCTGGACGCCCAGCGCTACAACATCTCCCCCCAGTGCTACACCCCCAGGCAGGACGCCTTCAGCATGCTGAGGGACCCGACCACGGGGGACCTCCCCTGGCCCGGCGTGCTGTTTGGGATGACAATAGGGGGCATCTGGTACTGGTGCTCTGATCAG GTGATTGTGCAGCGATGCCTTGCAGCTCGCAGCCTGACCCACGTGAAGGCCGGCTGCATCGTGTGTGGCTACCTCAAGCTGCTTCCCATGTTCCTCATGGTGTTCCCCGGCATGATCAGCAGGATCCTCTACCCAG ACGAGGTTGGCTGTGTGGTCCCAGAGATCTGTAAGAAGGTTTGCGGGACCGAAGTGGGCTGCTCCAACATAGCTTACCCTAAACTGGTGGTCACAGTCATGCCCAACG GTCTGCGAGGCCTGATGCTGGCTGTGATGCTCGCCGCTCTCATGTCTTCTTTGGCGTCCATCTtcaacagcagcagcacccTGTTCACCATGGACATCTGGACCCGCATCAGACCGCAGGCCACCGAACGGGAGCTCATCGTAGTGGGCCG TGTGTGGGTCCTGTGCATCGTGGCCATCAGCATCTGCTGGATCCCCGTTGTTCAGGCAGCCCAGAGCGGTCAGCTCTTCGACTACATCCAGTCAGTGTCATGCTACCTGTCCCCACCCATTGCCTCCGTCTTCCTGCTCGCGGTCTTCGTCAAGAGGGTCAACGAAACG gGGGCTTTCTGGGGCCTGGTCGGTGGTCTGGCCGTGGGCCTGTGCCGGATGTTGCCAGAGTTCTGGTTTGGAACGGGCAGCTGCATCTTCCCCTCTCAGTGCCCTTTCCTGGTGTGCGGCGTCCACTACTTGCACTTCGCCATCATCCTGTTTTGCTGCACGTCGGTGCTGGTGCTGCTGGTCAGTTTCTGCACGGAGCCCATCGAGGAGAAGCAT ctCCATCGTCTGGTGTTCAGCCTTCGCCACTctaaggaggagaggaaggatctGGACTGGGAGCAGGAAGAAAGAGCCAGAGGAGCCCAGAAGAAGGCCAAGGACAGGAGGGTAGAGAAGGCTAACGCAGTCACAG AAGCTGATGGCGGTAAAAAGTCGGGAATCTGTGGCCTGATTGGTGGATTCTGTGGACTGAGCGCAGACCAGCAGGCTCAGGATGACCAAGCGGCCGAGGCCCCAGAGCCGCCGATGCCTGACATCAGCGAGGAGCCGGTGTGGAAGTACACCGTGGACTCCAACGCGCTGGTCATGATGGCCGTTGCTGTTTTTCTGTGGGGATACTTCGCCTGA